Proteins encoded by one window of Bacillus rossius redtenbacheri isolate Brsri chromosome 14, Brsri_v3, whole genome shotgun sequence:
- the LOC134538739 gene encoding uncharacterized protein LOC134538739 isoform X1: MESARKQVLNEDKRRGKKRHLRLNAVRKKRKWNKGKVLRLVDGRLRYVKNHETRFSNYTSHESFSTSKHAGNIENAVERKTQTDSETCYITLSPARCSTSPGDTASHDQVDIDGAGCSFWTNEILATPQKVTTTDYPTEEYDVTGIFSDTEQESKSVTCDYAQLLEGVEKLSSPASSPEQTSPKKTFSSESSTFPIQGRRLFDVDFLFKEMSRISQHNKVFQCSFENMRLIKEHKNGMISKFDFKCNMCGTVESIFSEDPQTNKVNCNMAWVNSMLLTGQSFTQLQDITSTLEMPCMAKETFNKCQKSLSSVIHDVACQSMEAAGKEEARLAVENGSVDVDGVPLIAVVTDGAWCKRSYGNKYDALSGVACIVGKETKKVIFASTRNRYCCICSRANSKNETPKDHVCFKNWNKSSNAMESDIIVEGFKCSVSMHNLKYHQLIGDGDSSIMTQLVKAQPYGPNFTITKIECTNHILRNYLRRIRCIAQKTKNEIGSVSPVLRKAVSDKQLRLRAAVTGAVQHRRAQKEFPIHRKIEELKLDIYNGPFHVFGDHSGCAIRGYFCSGLKENEENLVPPLQEAGIWSEIIAARNIVAHHAVSLLHNVNTNTAESFNNVVCKHVSSKRVNFCLSGGYQTRSELSVISFNSGPQTQSFIHKGLTNSSPGNITKAHIQRKERSSEKRKLRRLTNPQTFKRRKLYVTGPDKDYGCVEQRIPDMEPDEYARQTQEFLASLCKTDEERENLQIATKGQNDSVLWKSERIKRLTASNFGRICNMKKSTKRAKSVVNILYSRFSGTEATRYGLENEHSAIQDFEVNFGKKVARCGLFVDKEHPWLAATPDGLVGDDGILEVKCPAVAARMSPQEAVEQKKVTFCNIVDGKMFLKKGHAYMYQVQGQLHITNRKYCYFVLWTPRGLLVQQIERENSFWKEKMINKLTQFYMTCLLPEIIDPRYPRNMEIREPDNTL; this comes from the exons ATGGAATCTGCGAGAAAGCAAGTTTTGAATGAAGACAAAAGAAGAGGTAAAAAACGTCACTTGCGTCTGAATGCAGTTCGAAAGAAAAGGAAATGGAACAAAGGGAAAGTTTTACGTTTAGTTGACGGCAG GCTGCGTTACGTGAAAAACCATGAAACAAGGTTTTCCAACTATACTTCACATGAGTCTTTCAGTACATCCAAACACGCGGGGAATATAGAAAATGCTGTTGAAAGGAAAACCCAGACAGACAGTGAGACTTGCTACATAACGTTGTCTCCAGCAAG gtgTTCCACCTCTCCCGGCGATACTGCTTCACATGATCAAGTAGACATCGATGGAGCAGGTTGTTCGTTTTGGACAAACGAAATATTGGCGACACCGCAGAAAGTCACAACTACTGATTATCCTACAGAAGAATATGATGTTACTGGAATATTTTCAGACACGGAACAAGAGTCAAAATCGGTCACATGTGACTACGCTCAGCTTCTTGAAGGCGTGGAGAAACTTTCGTCACCAGCATCTTCACCAGAACAAACCTCTCCTAAAAAAACTTTCAGCTCTGAATCATCAACCTTTCCGATACAAGGCCGTCGACTGTTTGATGTTGACTTTCTATTCAAAGAAATGTCGCGCATCAGCCAACATAACAAAGTGTTTCAGTGTTCGTTTGAAAATATGCGATTAATAAAAGAACATAAAAATGGAATGATAAGTAAATTTGATTTCAAGTGTAATATGTGTGGTACTGTTGAATCTATTTTCTCGGAGGACCCCCAAACAAATAAAGTCAACTGTAACATGGCATGGGTGAACAGTATGTTGTTAACGGGCCAAAGTTTTACACAGTTACAAGACATAACTTCAACTTTGGAAATGCCTTGCATGGCCAAGGAGACTTTCAACAAATGTCAAAAATCCCTATCTTCTGTTATACACGATGTCGCATGTCAAAGTATGGAAGCCGCTGGCAAAGAAGAAGCAAGATTGGCAGTAGAAAATGGCAGTGTGGATGTCGACGGAGTTCCTCTCATAGCAGTTGTCACTGATGGAGCTTGGTGTAAACGATCGTATGGAAACAAATATGATGCTCTTTCTGGGGTG gcttGCATAGtaggaaaagaaacaaaaaaagttatcttCGCAAGCACTAGGAATCGATACTGCTGCATATGTTCACGAGCAAACAGTAAAAATGAGACGCCAAAGGACCacgtctgtttcaaaaattggaaCAAGTCTTCAAATGCCATGGAATCTGACATCATAGTGGAAGGTTTCAAATGCAGTGTTTCCATGCATAACCTGAAATATCATCAGCTGATTG GAGATGGCGATAGCAGCATTATGACCCAGTTGGTGAAGGCTCAGCCATATGGTCCAAATTTTACAATCACCAAAATTGAATGTACTAACCACATACTGCGAAATTACCTTCGAAGGATACGTTGTATTGCTCAAAAGACGAAAAACGAAATTGGTTCCGTTTCTCCTGTTCTACGAAAGGCTGTATCTGACAAACAACTCCGCCTTCGAGCTGCAGTCACCGGAGCTGTGCAGCATAGGCGTGCTCAAAAAGAGTTTCCAATTCACAGAAAAATTGAGGAGTTAAAACTTGACATTTACAATGGTCCATTTCACGTATTTGGTGACCACTCAGGATGCGCAATTAGAGGTTATTTCTGTAGCGGATTGAAAGAAAACGAGGAAAACCTTGTACCGCCTCTTCAAGAGGCAGGTATATGGTCAGAAATAATAGCAGCTCGAAACATTGTTGCACATCATGCTGTAAGCCTTTTACATAATGTCAATACTAATACAGCAGAGTCTTTCAATAATGTGGTTTGCAAGCATGTTTCAAGTAAACGAGTAAACTTTTGTTTGAGTGGTGGCTACCAAACAAGAAGCGAGCTCTCTGTAATTTCTTTTAATTCAGGTCCTCAAACACAGTCCTTTATCCATAAAGGTTTAACAAACAGTAGTCCTGGAAACATCACTAAAGCTCACATACAGCGCAAGGAACGTTCATCAGAGAAAAGAAAGCTCAGGAGGCTgacaaacccacaaacatttaAGCGCAGAAAGTTGTATGTGACAGGTCCTGACAAGGATTATGGCTGTGTAGAACAACGCATACCTGACATGGAACCAGACGAATATGCAAGACAGACACAGGAATTTCTCGCTAGTCTTTGTAAAACGGATGAAGAACGAGAAAATCTACAAATCGCTACCAAAGGGCAAAATGATTCTGTTCTCTGGAAATCAGAAAGAATCAAGCGACTGACAGCATCAAATTTCGGTAGAATCTGTAACATGAAGAAATCCACTAAGCGAGCAAAATCCGTTGTCAATATATTGTACAGTAGGTTTTCAGGGACGGAGGCCACAAGGTATGGATTGGAAAATGAGCATAGCGCCATTCAGGATTTTGAAGTGAACTTTGGTAAGAAGGTGGCTCGCTGTGGCTTATTCGTCGATAAGGAACACCCATGGCTGGCAGCAACACCTGACGGTCTTGTTGGAGATGATGGTATCCTTGAAGTAAAATGTCCTGCCGTAGCTGCCAGAATGTCTCCACAAGaagcagtggaacagaaaaaagtaacattttgtaacattgtggatggtaaaaTGTTTCTGAAGAAAGGACATGCTTACATGTACCAAGTGCAGGGACAACTGCATATTACCAATCGTAAGTACTGTTATTTCGTCCTTTGGACACCACGTGGCTTACTAGTGCAACAAATTGAAAGAGAGAACagtttctggaaagaaaaaatgatCAACAAACTGACACAGTTTTACATGACGTGCCTTCTACCGGAAATAATAGATCCACGTTATCCTAGGAATATGGAAATCAGGGAACCTGATAATACACTGTAA
- the LOC134538739 gene encoding uncharacterized protein LOC134538739 isoform X5 yields the protein MESARKQVLNEDKRRGKKRHLRLNAVRKKRKWNKGKVLRLVDGRLRYVKNHETRFSNYTSHESFSTSKHAGNIENAVERKTQTDSETCYITLSPARCSTSPGDTASHDQVDIDGAGCSFWTNEILATPQKVTTTDYPTEEYDVTGIFSDTEQESKSVTCDYAQLLEGVEKLSSPASSPEQTSPKKTFSSESSTFPIQGRRLFDVDFLFKEMSRISQHNKVFQCSFENMRLIKEHKNGMISKFDFKCNMCGTVESIFSEDPQTNKVNCNMAWVNSMLLTGQSFTQLQDITSTLEMPCMAKETFNKCQKSLSSVIHDVACQSMEAAGKEEARLAVENGSVDVDGVPLIAVVTDGAWCKRSYGNKYDALSGVVSLCIT from the exons ATGGAATCTGCGAGAAAGCAAGTTTTGAATGAAGACAAAAGAAGAGGTAAAAAACGTCACTTGCGTCTGAATGCAGTTCGAAAGAAAAGGAAATGGAACAAAGGGAAAGTTTTACGTTTAGTTGACGGCAG GCTGCGTTACGTGAAAAACCATGAAACAAGGTTTTCCAACTATACTTCACATGAGTCTTTCAGTACATCCAAACACGCGGGGAATATAGAAAATGCTGTTGAAAGGAAAACCCAGACAGACAGTGAGACTTGCTACATAACGTTGTCTCCAGCAAG gtgTTCCACCTCTCCCGGCGATACTGCTTCACATGATCAAGTAGACATCGATGGAGCAGGTTGTTCGTTTTGGACAAACGAAATATTGGCGACACCGCAGAAAGTCACAACTACTGATTATCCTACAGAAGAATATGATGTTACTGGAATATTTTCAGACACGGAACAAGAGTCAAAATCGGTCACATGTGACTACGCTCAGCTTCTTGAAGGCGTGGAGAAACTTTCGTCACCAGCATCTTCACCAGAACAAACCTCTCCTAAAAAAACTTTCAGCTCTGAATCATCAACCTTTCCGATACAAGGCCGTCGACTGTTTGATGTTGACTTTCTATTCAAAGAAATGTCGCGCATCAGCCAACATAACAAAGTGTTTCAGTGTTCGTTTGAAAATATGCGATTAATAAAAGAACATAAAAATGGAATGATAAGTAAATTTGATTTCAAGTGTAATATGTGTGGTACTGTTGAATCTATTTTCTCGGAGGACCCCCAAACAAATAAAGTCAACTGTAACATGGCATGGGTGAACAGTATGTTGTTAACGGGCCAAAGTTTTACACAGTTACAAGACATAACTTCAACTTTGGAAATGCCTTGCATGGCCAAGGAGACTTTCAACAAATGTCAAAAATCCCTATCTTCTGTTATACACGATGTCGCATGTCAAAGTATGGAAGCCGCTGGCAAAGAAGAAGCAAGATTGGCAGTAGAAAATGGCAGTGTGGATGTCGACGGAGTTCCTCTCATAGCAGTTGTCACTGATGGAGCTTGGTGTAAACGATCGTATGGAAACAAATATGATGCTCTTTCTGGGGTGGTAAGTTTGTGTATTACGTAA
- the LOC134538739 gene encoding uncharacterized protein LOC134538739 isoform X2, whose translation MSRISQHNKVFQCSFENMRLIKEHKNGMISKFDFKCNMCGTVESIFSEDPQTNKVNCNMAWVNSMLLTGQSFTQLQDITSTLEMPCMAKETFNKCQKSLSSVIHDVACQSMEAAGKEEARLAVENGSVDVDGVPLIAVVTDGAWCKRSYGNKYDALSGVACIVGKETKKVIFASTRNRYCCICSRANSKNETPKDHVCFKNWNKSSNAMESDIIVEGFKCSVSMHNLKYHQLIGDGDSSIMTQLVKAQPYGPNFTITKIECTNHILRNYLRRIRCIAQKTKNEIGSVSPVLRKAVSDKQLRLRAAVTGAVQHRRAQKEFPIHRKIEELKLDIYNGPFHVFGDHSGCAIRGYFCSGLKENEENLVPPLQEAGIWSEIIAARNIVAHHAVSLLHNVNTNTAESFNNVVCKHVSSKRVNFCLSGGYQTRSELSVISFNSGPQTQSFIHKGLTNSSPGNITKAHIQRKERSSEKRKLRRLTNPQTFKRRKLYVTGPDKDYGCVEQRIPDMEPDEYARQTQEFLASLCKTDEERENLQIATKGQNDSVLWKSERIKRLTASNFGRICNMKKSTKRAKSVVNILYSRFSGTEATRYGLENEHSAIQDFEVNFGKKVARCGLFVDKEHPWLAATPDGLVGDDGILEVKCPAVAARMSPQEAVEQKKVTFCNIVDGKMFLKKGHAYMYQVQGQLHITNRKYCYFVLWTPRGLLVQQIERENSFWKEKMINKLTQFYMTCLLPEIIDPRYPRNMEIREPDNTL comes from the exons ATGTCGCGCATCAGCCAACATAACAAAGTGTTTCAGTGTTCGTTTGAAAATATGCGATTAATAAAAGAACATAAAAATGGAATGATAAGTAAATTTGATTTCAAGTGTAATATGTGTGGTACTGTTGAATCTATTTTCTCGGAGGACCCCCAAACAAATAAAGTCAACTGTAACATGGCATGGGTGAACAGTATGTTGTTAACGGGCCAAAGTTTTACACAGTTACAAGACATAACTTCAACTTTGGAAATGCCTTGCATGGCCAAGGAGACTTTCAACAAATGTCAAAAATCCCTATCTTCTGTTATACACGATGTCGCATGTCAAAGTATGGAAGCCGCTGGCAAAGAAGAAGCAAGATTGGCAGTAGAAAATGGCAGTGTGGATGTCGACGGAGTTCCTCTCATAGCAGTTGTCACTGATGGAGCTTGGTGTAAACGATCGTATGGAAACAAATATGATGCTCTTTCTGGGGTG gcttGCATAGtaggaaaagaaacaaaaaaagttatcttCGCAAGCACTAGGAATCGATACTGCTGCATATGTTCACGAGCAAACAGTAAAAATGAGACGCCAAAGGACCacgtctgtttcaaaaattggaaCAAGTCTTCAAATGCCATGGAATCTGACATCATAGTGGAAGGTTTCAAATGCAGTGTTTCCATGCATAACCTGAAATATCATCAGCTGATTG GAGATGGCGATAGCAGCATTATGACCCAGTTGGTGAAGGCTCAGCCATATGGTCCAAATTTTACAATCACCAAAATTGAATGTACTAACCACATACTGCGAAATTACCTTCGAAGGATACGTTGTATTGCTCAAAAGACGAAAAACGAAATTGGTTCCGTTTCTCCTGTTCTACGAAAGGCTGTATCTGACAAACAACTCCGCCTTCGAGCTGCAGTCACCGGAGCTGTGCAGCATAGGCGTGCTCAAAAAGAGTTTCCAATTCACAGAAAAATTGAGGAGTTAAAACTTGACATTTACAATGGTCCATTTCACGTATTTGGTGACCACTCAGGATGCGCAATTAGAGGTTATTTCTGTAGCGGATTGAAAGAAAACGAGGAAAACCTTGTACCGCCTCTTCAAGAGGCAGGTATATGGTCAGAAATAATAGCAGCTCGAAACATTGTTGCACATCATGCTGTAAGCCTTTTACATAATGTCAATACTAATACAGCAGAGTCTTTCAATAATGTGGTTTGCAAGCATGTTTCAAGTAAACGAGTAAACTTTTGTTTGAGTGGTGGCTACCAAACAAGAAGCGAGCTCTCTGTAATTTCTTTTAATTCAGGTCCTCAAACACAGTCCTTTATCCATAAAGGTTTAACAAACAGTAGTCCTGGAAACATCACTAAAGCTCACATACAGCGCAAGGAACGTTCATCAGAGAAAAGAAAGCTCAGGAGGCTgacaaacccacaaacatttaAGCGCAGAAAGTTGTATGTGACAGGTCCTGACAAGGATTATGGCTGTGTAGAACAACGCATACCTGACATGGAACCAGACGAATATGCAAGACAGACACAGGAATTTCTCGCTAGTCTTTGTAAAACGGATGAAGAACGAGAAAATCTACAAATCGCTACCAAAGGGCAAAATGATTCTGTTCTCTGGAAATCAGAAAGAATCAAGCGACTGACAGCATCAAATTTCGGTAGAATCTGTAACATGAAGAAATCCACTAAGCGAGCAAAATCCGTTGTCAATATATTGTACAGTAGGTTTTCAGGGACGGAGGCCACAAGGTATGGATTGGAAAATGAGCATAGCGCCATTCAGGATTTTGAAGTGAACTTTGGTAAGAAGGTGGCTCGCTGTGGCTTATTCGTCGATAAGGAACACCCATGGCTGGCAGCAACACCTGACGGTCTTGTTGGAGATGATGGTATCCTTGAAGTAAAATGTCCTGCCGTAGCTGCCAGAATGTCTCCACAAGaagcagtggaacagaaaaaagtaacattttgtaacattgtggatggtaaaaTGTTTCTGAAGAAAGGACATGCTTACATGTACCAAGTGCAGGGACAACTGCATATTACCAATCGTAAGTACTGTTATTTCGTCCTTTGGACACCACGTGGCTTACTAGTGCAACAAATTGAAAGAGAGAACagtttctggaaagaaaaaatgatCAACAAACTGACACAGTTTTACATGACGTGCCTTCTACCGGAAATAATAGATCCACGTTATCCTAGGAATATGGAAATCAGGGAACCTGATAATACACTGTAA
- the LOC134538739 gene encoding uncharacterized protein LOC134538739 isoform X3: MESDIIVEGFKCSVSMHNLKYHQLIGDGDSSIMTQLVKAQPYGPNFTITKIECTNHILRNYLRRIRCIAQKTKNEIGSVSPVLRKAVSDKQLRLRAAVTGAVQHRRAQKEFPIHRKIEELKLDIYNGPFHVFGDHSGCAIRGYFCSGLKENEENLVPPLQEAGIWSEIIAARNIVAHHAVSLLHNVNTNTAESFNNVVCKHVSSKRVNFCLSGGYQTRSELSVISFNSGPQTQSFIHKGLTNSSPGNITKAHIQRKERSSEKRKLRRLTNPQTFKRRKLYVTGPDKDYGCVEQRIPDMEPDEYARQTQEFLASLCKTDEERENLQIATKGQNDSVLWKSERIKRLTASNFGRICNMKKSTKRAKSVVNILYSRFSGTEATRYGLENEHSAIQDFEVNFGKKVARCGLFVDKEHPWLAATPDGLVGDDGILEVKCPAVAARMSPQEAVEQKKVTFCNIVDGKMFLKKGHAYMYQVQGQLHITNRKYCYFVLWTPRGLLVQQIERENSFWKEKMINKLTQFYMTCLLPEIIDPRYPRNMEIREPDNTL, encoded by the exons ATGGAATCTGACATCATAGTGGAAGGTTTCAAATGCAGTGTTTCCATGCATAACCTGAAATATCATCAGCTGATTG GAGATGGCGATAGCAGCATTATGACCCAGTTGGTGAAGGCTCAGCCATATGGTCCAAATTTTACAATCACCAAAATTGAATGTACTAACCACATACTGCGAAATTACCTTCGAAGGATACGTTGTATTGCTCAAAAGACGAAAAACGAAATTGGTTCCGTTTCTCCTGTTCTACGAAAGGCTGTATCTGACAAACAACTCCGCCTTCGAGCTGCAGTCACCGGAGCTGTGCAGCATAGGCGTGCTCAAAAAGAGTTTCCAATTCACAGAAAAATTGAGGAGTTAAAACTTGACATTTACAATGGTCCATTTCACGTATTTGGTGACCACTCAGGATGCGCAATTAGAGGTTATTTCTGTAGCGGATTGAAAGAAAACGAGGAAAACCTTGTACCGCCTCTTCAAGAGGCAGGTATATGGTCAGAAATAATAGCAGCTCGAAACATTGTTGCACATCATGCTGTAAGCCTTTTACATAATGTCAATACTAATACAGCAGAGTCTTTCAATAATGTGGTTTGCAAGCATGTTTCAAGTAAACGAGTAAACTTTTGTTTGAGTGGTGGCTACCAAACAAGAAGCGAGCTCTCTGTAATTTCTTTTAATTCAGGTCCTCAAACACAGTCCTTTATCCATAAAGGTTTAACAAACAGTAGTCCTGGAAACATCACTAAAGCTCACATACAGCGCAAGGAACGTTCATCAGAGAAAAGAAAGCTCAGGAGGCTgacaaacccacaaacatttaAGCGCAGAAAGTTGTATGTGACAGGTCCTGACAAGGATTATGGCTGTGTAGAACAACGCATACCTGACATGGAACCAGACGAATATGCAAGACAGACACAGGAATTTCTCGCTAGTCTTTGTAAAACGGATGAAGAACGAGAAAATCTACAAATCGCTACCAAAGGGCAAAATGATTCTGTTCTCTGGAAATCAGAAAGAATCAAGCGACTGACAGCATCAAATTTCGGTAGAATCTGTAACATGAAGAAATCCACTAAGCGAGCAAAATCCGTTGTCAATATATTGTACAGTAGGTTTTCAGGGACGGAGGCCACAAGGTATGGATTGGAAAATGAGCATAGCGCCATTCAGGATTTTGAAGTGAACTTTGGTAAGAAGGTGGCTCGCTGTGGCTTATTCGTCGATAAGGAACACCCATGGCTGGCAGCAACACCTGACGGTCTTGTTGGAGATGATGGTATCCTTGAAGTAAAATGTCCTGCCGTAGCTGCCAGAATGTCTCCACAAGaagcagtggaacagaaaaaagtaacattttgtaacattgtggatggtaaaaTGTTTCTGAAGAAAGGACATGCTTACATGTACCAAGTGCAGGGACAACTGCATATTACCAATCGTAAGTACTGTTATTTCGTCCTTTGGACACCACGTGGCTTACTAGTGCAACAAATTGAAAGAGAGAACagtttctggaaagaaaaaatgatCAACAAACTGACACAGTTTTACATGACGTGCCTTCTACCGGAAATAATAGATCCACGTTATCCTAGGAATATGGAAATCAGGGAACCTGATAATACACTGTAA
- the LOC134538739 gene encoding uncharacterized protein LOC134538739 isoform X4 — translation MESARKQVLNEDKRRGKKRHLRLNAVRKKRKWNKGKVLRLVDGRLRYVKNHETRFSNYTSHESFSTSKHAGNIENAVERKTQTDSETCYITLSPARCSTSPGDTASHDQVDIDGAGCSFWTNEILATPQKVTTTDYPTEEYDVTGIFSDTEQESKSVTCDYAQLLEGVEKLSSPASSPEQTSPKKTFSSESSTFPIQGRRLFDVDFLFKEMSRISQHNKVFQCSFENMRLIKEHKNGMISKFDFKCNMCGTVESIFSEDPQTNKVNCNMAWVNSMLLTGQSFTQLQDITSTLEMPCMAKETFNKCQKSLSSVIHDVACQSMEAAGKEEARLAVENGSVDVDGVPLIAVVTDGAWCKRSYGNKYDALSGVACIVGKETKKVIFASTRNRYCCICSRANSKNETPKDHVCFKNWNKSSNAMESDIIVEGFKCSVSMHNLKYHQLIGESQGDQLISDVINYYVFVSIVYFRNNFNAVWYLMFLFPTSHVSYVFIQCCIL, via the exons ATGGAATCTGCGAGAAAGCAAGTTTTGAATGAAGACAAAAGAAGAGGTAAAAAACGTCACTTGCGTCTGAATGCAGTTCGAAAGAAAAGGAAATGGAACAAAGGGAAAGTTTTACGTTTAGTTGACGGCAG GCTGCGTTACGTGAAAAACCATGAAACAAGGTTTTCCAACTATACTTCACATGAGTCTTTCAGTACATCCAAACACGCGGGGAATATAGAAAATGCTGTTGAAAGGAAAACCCAGACAGACAGTGAGACTTGCTACATAACGTTGTCTCCAGCAAG gtgTTCCACCTCTCCCGGCGATACTGCTTCACATGATCAAGTAGACATCGATGGAGCAGGTTGTTCGTTTTGGACAAACGAAATATTGGCGACACCGCAGAAAGTCACAACTACTGATTATCCTACAGAAGAATATGATGTTACTGGAATATTTTCAGACACGGAACAAGAGTCAAAATCGGTCACATGTGACTACGCTCAGCTTCTTGAAGGCGTGGAGAAACTTTCGTCACCAGCATCTTCACCAGAACAAACCTCTCCTAAAAAAACTTTCAGCTCTGAATCATCAACCTTTCCGATACAAGGCCGTCGACTGTTTGATGTTGACTTTCTATTCAAAGAAATGTCGCGCATCAGCCAACATAACAAAGTGTTTCAGTGTTCGTTTGAAAATATGCGATTAATAAAAGAACATAAAAATGGAATGATAAGTAAATTTGATTTCAAGTGTAATATGTGTGGTACTGTTGAATCTATTTTCTCGGAGGACCCCCAAACAAATAAAGTCAACTGTAACATGGCATGGGTGAACAGTATGTTGTTAACGGGCCAAAGTTTTACACAGTTACAAGACATAACTTCAACTTTGGAAATGCCTTGCATGGCCAAGGAGACTTTCAACAAATGTCAAAAATCCCTATCTTCTGTTATACACGATGTCGCATGTCAAAGTATGGAAGCCGCTGGCAAAGAAGAAGCAAGATTGGCAGTAGAAAATGGCAGTGTGGATGTCGACGGAGTTCCTCTCATAGCAGTTGTCACTGATGGAGCTTGGTGTAAACGATCGTATGGAAACAAATATGATGCTCTTTCTGGGGTG gcttGCATAGtaggaaaagaaacaaaaaaagttatcttCGCAAGCACTAGGAATCGATACTGCTGCATATGTTCACGAGCAAACAGTAAAAATGAGACGCCAAAGGACCacgtctgtttcaaaaattggaaCAAGTCTTCAAATGCCATGGAATCTGACATCATAGTGGAAGGTTTCAAATGCAGTGTTTCCATGCATAACCTGAAATATCATCAGCTGATTGGTGAGTCACAAGGTGATCAGTTAATTTCAgatgttattaattattatgtatttgtgTCGATAGTATATTTTCGAAATAATTTCAATGCCGTgtggtatttaatgtttttatttccgaCGTCGCACGTTTCATATGTTTTCATACAATGCTGCATATTGTAA